A section of the Salmo salar chromosome ssa05, Ssal_v3.1, whole genome shotgun sequence genome encodes:
- the ubl3b gene encoding ubiquitin-like protein 3b yields MTTQRDVDIVNLRLILVSGKTQDFIFSPNDSAMDIAKHVFDNWPLGWEEEQVSSASILRLIFQGRFLHGNVTLGALKLPPGRTTVMHLVARETLPEPNSHGQRNREKTAESNCCLLL; encoded by the exons ATGACAACTCAAAGGGATGTCGATATT GTGAACCTGCGTCTTATCCTGGTCAGTGGGAAGACACAAGACTTCATCTTCTCCCCCAACGACTCGGCCATGGACATCGCCAAGCACGTCTTTGATAACTGGCCCTTGG GATGGGAGGAGGAGCAGGTGAGCAGCGCCAGCATCCTACGCCTCATCTTCCAGGGACGCTTCCTGCATGGCAACGTCACCCTGGGAG CTTTAAAGCTGCCCCCTGGCCGAACAACTGTCATGCATTTGGTTGCCAGAGAGACCCTGCCAGAGCCCAACTCCCATG GTCAGCGTAACCGGGAGAAGACAGCGGAGAGCAACTGCTGTCTGCTCTTGTAA
- the LOC106604706 gene encoding cationic amino acid transporter 3 gives MAEKLASFGKMLLRRRALDCNKEESHFARCLTTLDLIALGVGATLGAGVYVLAGEVAREKAGPAIVLCFLIAALSSVLAGLCYAEFGARVPKTGSAYMYSYVTVGEIWAFITGWNLILSYVIGTASVARAWSSTFDNLVEQKISDFFRASMSIKVPGKILAEYPDLFAFILVLLLTGLLAFGVSESALVNKIFTGVNLVVLGFVIISGLVKGDRTNWNLTVEDFVNTTNITDPEIIKEKFGSGGFAPFGFSGVLSGAATCFYAFVGFDCIATTSEEAKNPMRSIPIGIVASLVICFFAYFGVSAALTLMMPYYLLNRESPLPEAFSYVHWDPARYIVAVGSLCALSTSLLGSMFPMPRVIYAMAEDGLLFRFLSKMNIKTKTPLLATIVSGIVAALMAFLFDLAALVDLMSIGTLLAYTLVAVCVLILRYQPGTLGLSGASEKLVELVGLRRATMAEGDSGDEFDQEGEGETRPLRERFTLKMLLVPSCDVPTKTSGLIVYITTAVISVLFTLLCVVLAVWGAEVVSCHPLWVTICVILAFLSFLCVAIIWRQPPSRQALTFKVPLLPVLPLVSIFVNIYLMMQLDGPTWCRFAVWMAIGFLIYFGYGIRNSSEATPNRSKFETVLRSKSPIYLAEDDSEVEGMTP, from the exons ATGGCTGAGAAGCTAGCGTCCTTCGGTAAGATGCTGCTCCGGCGACGGGCACTGGACTGTAACAAGGAAGAGAGCCACTTCGCCCGCTGCCTGACCACGCTGGACCTTATTGCCCTGGGGGTGGGTGCCACTCTGGGGGCCGGCGTCTATGTGCTGGCTGGAGAGGTGGCCAGGGAGAAGGCCGGCCCAGCCATCGTGCTCTGCTTCCTCATCGCAGCGCTCTCCTCCGTCCTTGCTGGTCTGTGTTATGCTGAGTTTGGTGCTCGTGTGCCCAAGACTGGTTCAGCCTACATGTACAGCTATGTGACTGTGGGGGAAATCTGGGCCTTCATCACTGGCTGGAACCTCATCCTCTCCTATGTCATAG GCACAGCCAGTGTTGCTCGGGCCTGGAGCTCCACCTTTGACAACCTGGTTGAACAGAAGATCTCAGACTTCTTCAGAGCCTCCATGTCCATCAAGGTCCCTGGGAAGATTCTTGCTGAATATCCAGACCTCTTTGCCTTCATCCTGGTCTTGCTGCTCACTG GCCTGCTGGCGTTTGGCGTTAGCGAGTCGGCCCTGGTGAACAAGATCTTCACAGGGGTCAACCTGGTGGTGCTGGGCTTTGTCATCATCTCAGGCCTGGTGAAGGGAGACCGCACCAACTGGAACCTCACTGTGGAGGACTTTGTCAACACAACCAACATCACTGATCCAGA GATCATTAAAGAGAAGTTTGGCTCTGGGGGTTTTGCTCCATTTGGCTTCAGTGGAGTCCTGTCTGGGGCAGCAACCTGCTTCTATGCCTTTGTGGGGTTCGACTGCATCGCAACAACAA GCGAAGAGGCCAAGAACCCTATGCGTTCCATCCCCATTGGTATCGTGGCTTCTCTGGTCATCTGTTTCTTTGCTTACTTCGGGGTGTCTGCGGCTCTCACCCTTATGATGCCCTACTACCTGCTGAACAGAGAGAGCCCACTGCCAGAGGCCTTCAGTTATGTGCACTGGGACCCTGCCCGCTACATCGTGGCTGTGGGCTCCCTCTGTGCCCTCTCCACCAG TTTACTGGGCTCAATGTTCCCCATGCCCCGTGTCATCTATGCCATGGCTGAGGACGGCCTGCTCTTCCGCTTCCTCTCAAAGATGAACATAAAAACCAAGACACCCCTGTTAGCCACCATCGTGTCGGGTATTGTAGCAG CCCTGATGGCGTTCCTGTTTGATCTGGCAGCCCTGGTAGACCTGATGTCGATAGGAACTCTCCTGGCATACACACTAGTGGCAGTGTGTGTGCTTATCCTCAG GTACCAGCCGGGTACCCTGGGCCTCAGCGGTGCCAGTGAGAAGCTGGTGGAGCTGGTGGGTCTGCGGAGGGCAACCATGGCGGAGGGGGACAGTGGGGATGAGTTTGACCAGGAGGGTGAGGGGGAGACCAGGCCCCTCAGGGAGAGGTTCACCCTCAAGATGCTGCTGGTTCCCAGCTGTGACGTCCCCACCAAGACCTCTGGACTTATCGTGTACATCACTACCGCTGTCATCT CTGTGTTATTCACCCTGCTGTGCGTAGTGCTGGCTGTGTGGGGGGCAGAGGTGGTGAGTTGCCACCCCCTGTGGGTCACCATATGTGTGATACtggccttcctctccttcctgtgtGTGGCCATCATCTGGAGACAGCCCCCGAGCAGACAGGCACTCACCTTTAAG GTACCCCTACTCCCAGTGCTGCCATTGGTCAGTATCTTTGTCAACATTTACCTCATGATGCAGCTGGATGGGCCAACGTGGTGTCGCTTTGCAGTGTGGATGGCTATTG GTTTTCTCATCTACTTTGGTTATGGCATTAGGAACAGCTCAGAGGCCACACCCAACCGTAGTAAATTTGAGACAGTCCTCCGATCAAAGAGTCCCATCTACCTGGCAGAGGATGACAGTGAGGTGGAAGGGATGACACCTTAG